Proteins co-encoded in one Acidobacteriota bacterium genomic window:
- the rpmF gene encoding 50S ribosomal protein L32, with amino-acid sequence MPNPKRRHSHSRTRTRRAHDALNTPQFYLDKDTGEAKVPHRIDAKTGMFKGRKIIDVKEAE; translated from the coding sequence ATGCCAAATCCTAAACGACGACATTCACATTCCCGTACGCGGACCCGCCGTGCCCATGATGCCCTGAATACGCCACAGTTTTATCTCGATAAAGATACCGGCGAAGCCAAGGTGCCGCACCGCATCGATGCAAAGACCGGCATGTTCAAAGGCCGTAAAATAATCGACGTTAAAGAAGCTGAATAG
- a CDS encoding DUF177 domain-containing protein encodes MIIDLASVGTTAKRIETEFDPSEIDLEGEPVQLRGNTELFGEIVLVDAKAQLSGTVKAHLVLDCTRCLDVIERDLELPFRAIFVDSSGDDPNVEAEVSEDALDESLVPDGHVNMAEVVREQLLLWLPEQIFCRDDCRGLCPKCGANLNLIDCKCADEDVDPRWAALKSLKKA; translated from the coding sequence ATGATCATCGATTTAGCCAGCGTTGGGACGACCGCAAAGCGGATCGAAACTGAGTTCGATCCCTCGGAAATAGACCTTGAAGGCGAACCGGTTCAATTGCGTGGCAATACGGAGCTTTTCGGTGAGATCGTTCTTGTTGATGCGAAGGCTCAGCTGAGCGGAACGGTGAAAGCTCACTTGGTGCTTGACTGCACACGGTGTCTTGATGTCATCGAGCGTGATCTCGAATTACCGTTTCGAGCTATATTCGTTGATTCAAGTGGTGACGATCCAAATGTCGAAGCCGAGGTCAGCGAAGATGCCCTCGATGAATCGCTCGTTCCCGACGGCCATGTAAATATGGCGGAGGTAGTTCGAGAGCAGCTTTTGCTCTGGCTGCCGGAGCAGATCTTTTGCAGGGATGACTGCCGAGGGCTTTGTCCTAAATGCGGTGCTAACCTAAATTTGATAGATTGTAAGTGTGCCGACGAAGATGTTGATCCTCGCTGGGCTGCTTTGAAGAGTTTGAAAAAGGCGTAG
- a CDS encoding ketoacyl-ACP synthase III, translating to MANAGIIGMGHAYPEGILTNADLEKLVDTNDEWITSRTGIKQRHKAEANEYTSQFGSKAALQAIERAGLRPEDIDIIVCATTTPDQIMPSTGALIQAQIGAVNAAGMDVFAACSGFLYGITMVESMIRTGQIKYALVIGAEVLTKYVDYTDRGTCVIFGDGAGAAVLGPVPEGKGILATKIRSDGRYEEQLYAPGGGTKLGTTHETIDNREHFFKMKGNELFKVAVRSMADISAEMLEKAGYTVDDVDIVIPHQANQRITDAVASRLGVPEEKVYSNIAEMGNTSSASIPIAMDECIQSGRIKEGSLVLLTAFGGGVTWGGTVIRF from the coding sequence ATGGCTAACGCGGGAATTATCGGGATGGGACATGCTTATCCGGAGGGCATCTTAACGAATGCCGATCTGGAGAAACTTGTCGACACTAACGATGAATGGATAACCTCCCGCACGGGGATCAAGCAGCGGCACAAGGCTGAAGCGAATGAATATACTTCGCAATTCGGCTCAAAGGCTGCTCTGCAGGCGATCGAACGTGCCGGTTTAAGACCTGAGGACATAGACATTATCGTCTGTGCCACGACGACACCCGATCAAATAATGCCCTCGACCGGTGCCCTGATACAGGCTCAGATCGGGGCTGTTAATGCAGCCGGAATGGACGTGTTTGCTGCGTGTTCCGGCTTTCTTTATGGCATTACGATGGTCGAATCGATGATCCGTACCGGTCAGATCAAATACGCCTTGGTCATAGGGGCTGAGGTTCTGACAAAGTATGTTGATTATACCGACCGCGGGACGTGCGTGATCTTCGGTGACGGCGCCGGAGCGGCAGTGCTCGGGCCAGTTCCGGAAGGGAAAGGTATTCTCGCCACCAAGATCAGGTCTGATGGCCGCTATGAGGAACAGCTTTATGCTCCGGGCGGCGGCACCAAACTGGGTACGACCCACGAAACCATAGATAATCGAGAGCATTTCTTCAAGATGAAAGGCAACGAGCTTTTCAAGGTTGCGGTGCGCTCGATGGCTGATATTTCGGCCGAAATGCTCGAAAAAGCCGGATATACAGTCGATGATGTTGATATTGTTATCCCGCATCAGGCAAATCAGCGGATCACTGACGCAGTTGCGTCGCGTCTTGGCGTGCCCGAGGAAAAGGTTTATTCGAATATCGCGGAAATGGGCAACACATCGTCAGCGTCAATCCCGATCGCCATGGATGAATGCATCCAATCCGGACGGATCAAAGAAGGAAGTTTGGTTCTGCTTACTGCATTTGGCGGCGGAGTGACCTGGGGCGGAACGGTGATTCGATTTTAA